In the Malania oleifera isolate guangnan ecotype guangnan chromosome 1, ASM2987363v1, whole genome shotgun sequence genome, one interval contains:
- the LOC131147560 gene encoding uncharacterized protein LOC131147560 produces the protein MDYRHCHVAIDKCTYAQTCLSLLSSFRLVHFLSSHPRWPWLRLTTSSGRTIKNSPILSVGDGSGDCQLNSCYLEPKRRKLEEREFLENNSQISFIDFLGVQVVSTGLGLSLDNSLLASTSDSPVLALIDDDIDRELQRQDAEIDAFLKLQALEVVITHMITRLFGKITLILRT, from the exons ACCTGCCTCTCCCTCCTTTCTTCTTTTCGGCTTGTGCACTTCCTCTCTAGCCATCCCCGGTGGCCATGGCTCCGCCTCACTACCAGCTCTGGCCGCACAATCAAAAACAGCCCAATCCTTTCAG TTGGCGATGGGAGCGGCGATTGCCAATTGAATAGCTGCTATTTGGAGCCGAAGAGGAGAAAGCTGGAGGAACGGGAGTTTTTGGAGAATAATTCCCAGATATCATTCATTGATTTTCTGGGAGTGCAAGTAGTCTCAACTGGGTTGGGCCTTTCCCTAGACAATAGCCTTCTGGCTTCAACCAGCGACTCACCTGTCCTCGCTCTTATTGATGACGACATTGATCGTGAGCTACAACGGCAGGACGCTGAGATTGATGCATTTCTCAAACTTCAG GCCCTCGAAGTCGTCATAACTCACATGATTACCAG GTTATTTGGCAAGATAACGTTGATCCTGAGAACATGA